The genome window GCGCTCTTTCACGTCCTTCATGTAGTCCTTGTAGACTTGCTCGATGATGGGGATCAGGTCCACGTACACCTTGGAGTGGCGCGGGGTGTGCTTCTCGTACAGGTGGAAGAGGTCCGAGCCGATAATGTGCACGCCGTCCG of Pelomicrobium methylotrophicum contains these proteins:
- a CDS encoding 3-methyl-2-oxobutanoate hydroxymethyltransferase is translated as DGVHIIGSDLFHLYEKHTPRHSKVYVDLIPIIEQVYKDYMKDVKERKYPGPEHTVFMKEEELKRFQEMVGWKKK